In Reinekea thalattae, a genomic segment contains:
- a CDS encoding YtxH domain-containing protein has translation MKNIVMTLSAVLLSLMMVACSDASRQEELKQDVNDVSEDVGDAVSDGVDGAKDALGDAGNEVEDLCESVKEDLNTEQQNC, from the coding sequence ATGAAAAATATAGTTATGACATTATCTGCCGTTTTATTGTCGTTAATGATGGTTGCCTGTTCGGATGCAAGTCGACAGGAAGAACTGAAACAGGATGTTAATGATGTCTCAGAAGATGTTGGCGATGCAGTTTCCGATGGCGTCGATGGCGCTAAAGATGCGTTAGGCGATGCCGGTAATGAAGTTGAAGATCTGTGCGAGTCGGTGAAGGAAGATCTGAACACTGAACAGCAGAACTGTTAA
- a CDS encoding DUF1328 domain-containing protein: MLTWVLTFLLVAIVAGVLGFSGIAGAAASIAKIIFFIFLVLFLIVVIQRLLSRPKSDL; encoded by the coding sequence ATGCTTACTTGGGTGCTCACCTTTTTGCTGGTTGCAATTGTTGCAGGTGTGCTTGGTTTTTCTGGTATTGCAGGTGCTGCTGCCAGCATCGCTAAGATTATATTTTTCATCTTTTTAGTTTTATTTTTAATTGTCGTTATTCAACGTCTCTTAAGCAGACCTAAATCTGATCTCTGA
- a CDS encoding response regulator transcription factor, translating into MRLLIVEDEQGLRDHLLAAFKKEGFAVDVSDNGKEGLFFAMETDYDAAIIDIGLPEIDGLEVVRSLRQAGKSFPIILLTARGHWKDKVDGLESGADDYLAKPFVFDELHARVKALMRRSVGMSSATLELGDYSLNTSTKTVSVAGVSVELTSYEYNTLEYLMTHRDKVVSKTELTEHLYEQDYDRDSNVIEVFVRRLRKKLDPENTRNPIITQRGQGYRFNVSAAANE; encoded by the coding sequence ATGAGATTGCTAATAGTCGAAGACGAGCAGGGGTTACGAGATCATTTGCTCGCAGCCTTTAAAAAGGAAGGTTTTGCTGTCGATGTCAGCGATAACGGCAAGGAGGGTTTGTTCTTTGCGATGGAAACCGATTACGACGCTGCCATTATCGATATTGGTCTACCTGAGATCGATGGTTTAGAAGTCGTGCGCAGTTTACGACAAGCAGGAAAAAGCTTTCCTATTATTTTGCTCACAGCACGCGGACACTGGAAAGATAAGGTCGATGGTTTAGAAAGTGGTGCCGACGATTACCTAGCCAAGCCTTTTGTATTCGATGAACTACACGCTCGGGTTAAAGCATTAATGCGCCGCAGTGTTGGCATGAGCAGTGCCACATTAGAGTTGGGCGATTACAGTTTAAACACCTCGACCAAAACAGTATCCGTTGCTGGTGTCAGCGTTGAATTAACCAGTTACGAATACAATACGTTGGAATATTTAATGACCCACCGCGACAAGGTGGTCTCTAAAACCGAGTTGACCGAACATCTCTACGAACAGGATTACGATCGCGACAGCAATGTTATCGAAGTATTCGTACGTCGGTTACGTAAAAAACTCGACCCAGAAAATACCCGAAACCCGATCATCACTCAGCGTGGTCAGGGTTACCGCTTTAACGTATCGGCAGCTGCGAACGAATGA
- a CDS encoding PepSY domain-containing protein, with product MSRMASMLLISALWLSAIPMANAAVHPCTKEALPLTSEKSVVKAIECIYQGRVAKVERKDGYYRLRVVTPDGRIRNVDVDPKTGQPLK from the coding sequence ATGTCACGAATGGCATCAATGTTACTAATCAGTGCGCTATGGCTTAGCGCAATACCAATGGCGAATGCCGCCGTGCACCCCTGTACAAAAGAGGCTTTGCCGCTGACTTCTGAGAAATCAGTGGTTAAGGCAATAGAATGCATTTATCAGGGCCGAGTGGCTAAGGTTGAACGTAAAGACGGTTATTATCGGTTACGAGTGGTAACGCCCGATGGCCGCATTCGCAATGTCGATGTGGACCCAAAAACAGGCCAGCCACTGAAGTAA
- a CDS encoding glycine zipper 2TM domain-containing protein: MKTILARFKPFTSATAHRMTRSLNLNVLTTPVITAVALLCASLANAGGHSGEYFYTTARVVDVTPMYEYHRTYPSHSSHQPHYGNDQRCKIKHVEVHNTHRDSGAVGAIIGGAIGAHIGSSIGDSREATAVGAIAGSVLGGAVGQQQSSSVHYRVGQDCYQRPTHHSQGYEKPYREYRELIGYKVRYRYNGREFSMTTHEHPGRTVRIRVEVQPNRR; the protein is encoded by the coding sequence ATGAAAACAATACTTGCTCGATTTAAGCCATTTACATCAGCTACGGCACATCGAATGACTCGGTCGCTTAACTTGAATGTACTAACAACGCCCGTTATTACTGCAGTCGCACTGCTTTGCGCGTCTTTAGCCAATGCCGGTGGTCACTCTGGAGAGTATTTTTATACCACTGCTCGGGTAGTCGATGTGACTCCAATGTATGAATACCACCGTACTTATCCATCGCACTCGTCTCACCAGCCGCATTACGGTAATGATCAGCGCTGCAAAATTAAGCATGTTGAAGTGCATAATACACATAGAGATTCAGGTGCCGTCGGGGCGATTATTGGCGGCGCTATTGGTGCTCATATCGGTTCTAGTATTGGTGATTCTCGCGAAGCTACAGCGGTTGGTGCTATTGCGGGTAGCGTATTAGGCGGTGCCGTGGGTCAGCAACAAAGCAGTTCGGTGCATTATCGAGTCGGACAGGATTGTTATCAGCGTCCAACACATCATAGCCAAGGTTATGAAAAACCTTATCGAGAATATCGCGAGTTGATTGGCTATAAGGTTCGCTACCGCTACAATGGTCGCGAATTTTCGATGACGACGCATGAACATCCAGGTCGTACCGTTCGCATTCGTGTGGAGGTGCAGCCTAATCGGCGTTAA
- a CDS encoding DsbA family protein — protein sequence MSAKLIYCYDPMCSWCWGFKPTWNALKTELQPLLDNGKLEIVYLLGGLAADSDEPMTAQMQTNLQGIWRHINQQLGTEFNFDFWRDCKPRRSTYPACRACLVARKFNLESDMLSQIQQAYYLNAQNPSDLETLQQCAEAIGLDKQEFIKAMQELKQANSLEKEIDQARQLQLNSFPSLALLNNNQLTHIPIDYQHTQSMKETIDQLIG from the coding sequence ATGAGTGCAAAATTAATTTACTGCTACGACCCAATGTGTAGCTGGTGCTGGGGGTTCAAACCCACTTGGAATGCACTTAAAACCGAGCTGCAACCGCTGCTCGACAATGGCAAGTTAGAAATCGTTTATCTGCTTGGCGGCCTTGCTGCAGATTCCGATGAACCGATGACGGCGCAAATGCAAACCAACCTCCAAGGTATTTGGCGTCACATTAATCAGCAACTAGGTACAGAATTTAATTTCGATTTTTGGCGAGATTGCAAACCGCGGCGTTCCACCTATCCTGCTTGTCGAGCTTGCCTAGTGGCCAGAAAATTTAATCTAGAAAGTGACATGCTTAGCCAAATTCAGCAGGCTTACTACCTAAATGCACAGAACCCTTCAGACCTAGAAACGCTCCAACAGTGCGCAGAAGCGATCGGATTAGATAAACAAGAATTTATTAAAGCGATGCAAGAATTAAAACAAGCGAACAGTTTAGAAAAAGAGATCGACCAAGCCCGGCAGCTGCAACTGAATTCTTTTCCTTCCCTCGCTTTACTCAACAATAACCAGTTGACGCATATACCGATTGATTATCAACATACTCAATCAATGAAAGAGACAATTGATCAACTGATTGGCTAA